From the genome of Pseudomonas yamanorum, one region includes:
- the recB gene encoding exodeoxyribonuclease V subunit beta: MSGTKPLALAFPLKGSQLIEASAGTGKTFTISALYLRLVLGHGGDESGFGRELLPPQILVVTFTDAATKELRERIRIRLAEAARFFREEIEEPDALIAELRDQYSPEQWAGCANRLDIAAQWMDEAAVSTIHSWCQRMLREHAFDSGSLFTQTLETDHSDLLGEVLRDYWRLFCYPMHDDALNWVRNNWGGPAALMPRVRALFNSERPMDETRDPAELINECLQERRQALVALKAPWQQWAEELRNICLQAVAAKAVDGRKMQARYFEPWFEKISAWAADESLEQLDIGTGFTRLTPDGMAEAWKGEPPRHPGIDAMASLKVSLDALPTPDAAVLQHAAGWVGKRFEEEKRRRAEMGFDDMLIRLDAALQADGGERLASVIREQFPVALIDEFQDTDPVQYSIFDSIYRIEENHLDSGLFLIGDPKQAIYAFRGADIYTYLRARQSTTGRHHTLGTNFRSSHAMVEAVNHVFQRAEKGRGAFLFREPDGTNPVPFQSVLSQGRKEQLQVNGQTLPALNLWHLPTDQPISNVLYRQQLAATCASQIVALLNGGQQGTAGFLSKDGSFKGVLPSDIAILVRDGKEAQAVRSELAARGVRSVYLSDKDSVFAAQEAHDLLAWLKACAEPDVERPLRAALACVTLNLSLPELERLNQDELAWEKRVMQFRDYRTIWRTQGVLPMLRRLLHDFQLPQTLITRSDGERVLTNLLHLSELLQQAAAELDGEQALIRHLAEHLALSAQAGEEQILRLESDEQLVKVVTIHKSKGLEYDLVFLPFICSAKPVDGSRLPLHYHDANGKSQVSLKPTAELIAQADDERLAEDLRLFYVALTRAKHACWLGIADLKRGNNNSSVLHLSALGYLLGGGASLGESAGLTRWLLDLQEGCPALHYAEMPEADAVIFHPPRNEATLLAPLLPKRKAAENWWIASYSALRIGESMSAASLEAPESPQAQKLFDDERLDPDAPREVPASGGDIHRFPRGPNPGTFLHGLLEWAGGEGFNVTPEAIEDAVARRCNRRGWEGWIGTLSGWLGHLLQARLPLGNGQMALNELQHYQIEMEFWFASHKVDVLALDKLVCQHTHNGVSRVAAEPVLLNGMFKGFIDLTFEHEGRYYVADYKSNWLGPDDSAYTQQAMELSILDHRYDLQYVLYLLALHRQLKARLPDYDYDRHVGGALYLFLRGTHSASQGAYFTRPPRELIEGLDLLFQGKPLPPKAEPAWEQGELL, from the coding sequence ATGAGCGGCACAAAACCCCTGGCCCTGGCGTTCCCGCTCAAGGGTAGCCAGCTGATCGAAGCCAGCGCCGGCACTGGCAAGACGTTCACCATCTCGGCGCTTTACCTGCGTCTGGTACTTGGCCACGGCGGTGACGAGTCGGGCTTTGGCCGCGAGTTGCTGCCGCCGCAAATTCTCGTCGTGACCTTCACTGATGCCGCCACCAAAGAGCTGCGCGAACGTATCCGTATCCGCCTGGCGGAAGCCGCACGTTTTTTCCGTGAAGAAATCGAAGAACCCGATGCACTGATCGCCGAACTGCGCGACCAATACAGCCCCGAACAATGGGCCGGCTGCGCCAATCGCCTGGACATCGCTGCCCAATGGATGGACGAAGCGGCCGTCTCGACCATCCACAGTTGGTGCCAGCGCATGCTGCGCGAACACGCTTTCGACAGCGGCAGCCTGTTCACACAGACCCTGGAAACCGACCACAGCGACCTGCTCGGCGAAGTGCTACGCGACTACTGGCGATTGTTCTGCTACCCGATGCACGACGACGCATTGAACTGGGTGCGCAACAATTGGGGCGGCCCGGCAGCGCTGATGCCACGGGTACGCGCGTTGTTCAACAGCGAGCGGCCCATGGATGAAACTCGCGACCCCGCCGAGCTGATCAACGAATGCCTACAAGAACGCCGCCAAGCCCTCGTCGCGCTCAAGGCGCCCTGGCAACAATGGGCAGAAGAGTTGCGCAACATTTGCCTCCAGGCCGTCGCTGCCAAAGCCGTCGATGGTCGCAAGATGCAAGCGCGTTACTTCGAGCCCTGGTTCGAAAAAATCAGCGCCTGGGCGGCTGATGAATCCCTTGAGCAACTGGACATCGGCACTGGTTTCACCCGCCTGACGCCCGACGGCATGGCCGAAGCCTGGAAAGGCGAACCACCACGCCATCCGGGTATCGATGCCATGGCCAGCCTCAAGGTCAGCCTCGACGCCCTGCCAACGCCGGATGCCGCCGTGCTGCAACACGCCGCCGGCTGGGTAGGAAAACGCTTCGAAGAAGAAAAGCGCCGGCGCGCCGAAATGGGCTTCGACGACATGCTGATCCGCCTCGACGCCGCCCTGCAAGCCGACGGCGGCGAGCGCCTGGCCAGTGTGATCCGCGAGCAATTCCCGGTCGCCCTGATCGATGAATTCCAAGACACCGACCCGGTGCAATACAGCATCTTCGACAGCATCTACCGCATCGAAGAAAACCACCTCGACAGCGGCCTGTTCCTGATCGGCGACCCGAAGCAGGCGATCTACGCCTTCCGTGGTGCCGACATCTACACCTATCTGCGGGCGCGCCAATCCACCACCGGCCGCCATCACACCCTGGGCACCAACTTCCGTTCGAGCCACGCCATGGTCGAGGCGGTAAACCATGTGTTCCAGCGCGCCGAAAAAGGCCGTGGCGCGTTCCTGTTCCGCGAACCCGACGGTACGAATCCGGTGCCGTTCCAGTCGGTATTGTCTCAAGGCCGCAAGGAACAACTGCAGGTCAACGGTCAGACGTTGCCCGCGCTGAACCTCTGGCACCTGCCCACCGACCAGCCGATCTCCAACGTGCTCTACCGCCAACAGCTGGCCGCGACCTGCGCCAGCCAAATCGTTGCATTACTCAACGGCGGCCAGCAGGGAACTGCGGGATTCCTGAGTAAAGACGGTAGCTTCAAAGGCGTTCTGCCGTCGGACATCGCCATCCTGGTGCGCGATGGCAAGGAAGCCCAAGCTGTGCGCAGTGAGTTGGCTGCCCGTGGCGTACGCAGCGTTTACCTGTCTGATAAGGATTCGGTGTTCGCCGCCCAGGAAGCCCACGACCTTCTGGCCTGGCTCAAGGCTTGCGCCGAGCCGGACGTCGAGCGCCCGCTGCGCGCCGCCTTGGCCTGCGTCACCTTGAACCTGTCACTACCCGAATTGGAGCGTCTGAACCAAGACGAACTGGCGTGGGAAAAACGCGTGATGCAGTTCCGCGACTACCGCACGATCTGGCGCACCCAAGGTGTGCTGCCGATGCTGCGTCGTCTGTTGCACGACTTCCAATTGCCGCAAACCCTGATCACCCGCAGCGATGGCGAGCGGGTACTGACCAACCTGCTGCACCTCTCGGAATTGCTGCAACAGGCGGCCGCGGAGCTGGACGGCGAGCAGGCATTGATTCGCCATCTGGCCGAACATCTCGCGCTCTCCGCTCAGGCCGGTGAAGAGCAGATCCTGCGCCTGGAAAGCGATGAGCAACTGGTCAAAGTAGTGACGATCCACAAGTCCAAGGGACTGGAGTACGACCTGGTCTTCCTGCCGTTTATTTGCTCGGCAAAGCCGGTGGACGGCAGCCGCTTGCCATTGCATTACCACGACGCAAACGGCAAATCCCAAGTCAGCCTCAAGCCCACCGCCGAGCTGATCGCCCAAGCCGACGACGAGCGCCTGGCCGAAGACCTGCGCCTGTTTTACGTGGCGCTGACCCGCGCCAAACACGCTTGCTGGTTGGGGATCGCAGACCTGAAGCGCGGCAATAACAACAGCTCGGTGTTGCACCTGTCGGCCTTGGGCTACCTGCTCGGCGGCGGTGCTTCACTGGGCGAGTCCGCCGGCCTGACCCGCTGGCTGCTCGACCTGCAGGAAGGTTGCCCGGCGCTGCATTACGCAGAAATGCCCGAAGCCGATGCGGTCATATTCCACCCGCCGCGCAACGAAGCCACTTTGCTCGCGCCGCTGTTGCCCAAACGCAAGGCCGCAGAAAACTGGTGGATTGCGTCCTACAGCGCCCTGCGTATCGGCGAGAGCATGAGTGCTGCGAGCCTTGAAGCGCCGGAGAGCCCACAAGCGCAGAAGCTGTTCGACGACGAACGCCTCGACCCGGATGCCCCGCGCGAAGTGCCGGCTTCCGGTGGAGATATTCACCGCTTCCCACGTGGGCCAAACCCTGGCACCTTCCTCCACGGCTTGCTGGAATGGGCGGGCGGCGAAGGCTTCAACGTGACTCCGGAGGCCATCGAAGATGCTGTCGCCCGCCGCTGTAACCGGCGTGGATGGGAAGGCTGGATCGGTACTCTCAGCGGCTGGCTCGGGCACCTGTTGCAAGCCCGGCTGCCGCTGGGCAACGGGCAGATGGCCCTCAATGAGTTGCAGCACTACCAGATCGAAATGGAATTCTGGTTTGCCAGTCACAAGGTCGATGTCCTCGCGCTCGACAAACTGGTGTGCCAGCACACTCACAATGGCGTGTCCCGCGTGGCCGCCGAACCGGTGCTGCTCAACGGCATGTTCAAGGGCTTTATCGACCTGACCTTCGAACACGAAGGCCGTTACTACGTGGCTGACTACAAATCCAACTGGCTCGGTCCTGACGATTCGGCCTACACACAACAGGCCATGGAACTGTCGATCCTCG
- the recC gene encoding exodeoxyribonuclease V subunit gamma gives MPDATSLSAGFMVVHGNRLDELRSLVVSWMRRYPLAPLENEIALVQSNGIAQWLKLALAEDPEDDDMGGCGIAAAIDVQLPGSFMWQLYRMVLGKDEIPAKSLLDKAPLTWRLMRLLPELIDQPHFEPLQRFLTHDTDLRKRYQLAERLADLFDQYQVYRADWLEDWAAGRHQLRNGRGESKPLSPANCWQAELWRALLLDVGEEGMAQSRAGVHQRFIERINTLEKAPVGLPSRVIVFGISSLPAQALEALAGLARFSQVLLCVHNPCRHHWSDIVADKDLLRNEYKRQARKTGMPVTIDPQTLHQHAHPLLAAWGKQGRDYINLLDSYDDPNSYRSAFRDGRIDLFSESEPTTLLNQLQDDILELRPLNETRELWPSVDLKRDTSIRFHIAHSAQREVEILHDQLLQRFSADPTLRPRDIIVMVPDVDSYAPHIRAVFGQLDRSDLRFIPFTLTDQGQRGRDPLLIAVEHLLKLPDSRFPVSEILDLLDVPALRERFGIKERDLPTLHRWIEGAGIRWGLNAEQRAGLGLPQELEQNSWRFGLRRMLLGYAVGTGSACDGIEPYDEIGGLDAALIGPLVALLDALHDAHQALSQPAAPTEWGERLQNLMQLFFLPSNEHDDYLLGQLEQLRETWLETCESVGLHDELPLTVVREAWLAGLDQGRLSQRFLAGAVNFCTLMPMRAIPFKLVCLLGMNDGDYPRAQPPLDFDLMGSDYRPGDRSRREDDRYLLLEALLSARDQLYISWVGRSIRDNSDRPASVLIGQLRDHIASGWHTTSGDPLLEATTQEHPLQPFSARYFHEGDELFSYAREWQLLHATPDSLPETDSLAPYTQEEPLSLGQLQDFLRNPVKHFFSQRLKVFFEAAEVPLEDEEPFVLDALQRYSLSDSLLTAALTRPDNLDEALNAQALRLQGSGLLPMVGFGECLRKELIEPLPDLLQRYQQLLALWPTPHTSAEPISFEHQGIQLEGWISGLHQRSDGSFLSVTAIPNSIGSIKTRKWHRLIRPWVNHLVACACGLPLSTGLVASDDTLLLAPLEQATAQELLGNLLLAWKTGMSEPLPIAVKTAFAWLGQTDPAKAQAAASKAYEGDGQTTDGERRESPALTRQFPDYAALIASEEFEGWCETLYRPLINAPWRSLTSAEASA, from the coding sequence ATGCCGGATGCGACGTCCCTCAGTGCTGGATTCATGGTGGTTCACGGCAACCGCCTGGATGAGCTGCGCAGCCTGGTTGTCAGTTGGATGCGTCGTTACCCGCTGGCTCCCCTCGAAAACGAAATCGCCTTGGTACAAAGCAACGGCATTGCCCAATGGCTCAAACTGGCGCTGGCCGAAGACCCTGAAGATGACGACATGGGCGGCTGCGGCATCGCTGCCGCAATCGACGTACAACTTCCCGGCAGCTTCATGTGGCAGCTCTATCGCATGGTCCTGGGCAAAGATGAAATCCCGGCCAAGTCCCTGCTGGACAAAGCCCCACTGACCTGGCGTCTCATGCGCCTGCTCCCCGAACTGATCGACCAGCCCCACTTCGAGCCCCTGCAACGCTTCCTGACCCACGACACGGACCTACGCAAACGCTACCAACTGGCAGAACGCCTCGCCGACCTGTTCGACCAATACCAGGTCTACCGTGCCGACTGGCTGGAAGATTGGGCTGCCGGGCGTCATCAACTACGCAATGGCCGAGGCGAATCCAAACCCCTGAGCCCAGCCAACTGCTGGCAAGCCGAACTATGGCGTGCCCTGCTGCTGGATGTCGGAGAGGAGGGCATGGCCCAGAGTCGTGCCGGTGTTCACCAGCGCTTTATCGAGCGCATCAACACCCTCGAAAAGGCCCCGGTTGGCCTGCCTTCCCGCGTGATCGTTTTCGGCATTTCTTCCCTGCCAGCCCAAGCCCTGGAAGCGCTCGCCGGCCTCGCCCGTTTCAGCCAAGTGCTGCTGTGCGTGCACAACCCATGTCGCCACCACTGGTCTGACATCGTCGCCGACAAAGACCTGCTCCGAAACGAATACAAACGCCAGGCCCGCAAAACCGGAATGCCGGTCACCATCGACCCACAAACCCTGCACCAGCACGCCCACCCGCTGCTCGCTGCCTGGGGGAAACAAGGTCGCGACTACATCAACCTGTTGGACAGCTACGACGACCCCAACAGTTACCGCTCGGCATTCCGCGACGGCCGTATCGACCTGTTCAGCGAGAGCGAGCCCACCACCTTGCTCAACCAGCTCCAGGACGACATCCTCGAACTGCGCCCGCTCAACGAAACCCGCGAACTCTGGCCAAGCGTCGACCTGAAGCGCGACACTTCCATCCGCTTCCACATAGCCCACAGCGCCCAACGCGAAGTAGAAATTCTCCACGACCAGCTACTCCAGCGCTTCAGCGCCGACCCCACGCTACGTCCACGGGACATCATCGTCATGGTCCCCGACGTCGACAGCTACGCGCCGCATATTCGTGCCGTATTCGGCCAACTTGATAGAAGCGACCTACGCTTTATTCCGTTCACACTGACAGACCAAGGCCAGCGCGGCCGCGACCCATTGCTGATCGCCGTCGAACACTTGCTCAAGCTCCCCGACAGCCGCTTCCCGGTCAGCGAAATCCTCGACCTGCTCGACGTCCCGGCCCTGCGCGAACGCTTCGGCATCAAGGAGCGCGACCTGCCGACCCTGCACCGCTGGATCGAAGGCGCAGGCATCCGCTGGGGCCTCAACGCCGAACAACGTGCGGGTCTCGGCTTGCCCCAGGAGCTGGAGCAAAACAGCTGGCGTTTCGGCCTGCGCCGCATGCTCCTGGGCTACGCCGTCGGTACGGGATCTGCCTGCGACGGCATCGAGCCTTACGATGAAATCGGCGGCCTCGACGCTGCCTTGATCGGCCCGCTGGTCGCGCTGCTCGACGCACTGCACGACGCCCACCAGGCACTGTCACAACCCGCCGCGCCAACAGAATGGGGCGAGCGCCTGCAAAACCTGATGCAGCTGTTTTTCCTCCCGAGCAACGAGCACGACGACTACCTCCTGGGCCAACTCGAGCAACTGAGAGAAACCTGGCTGGAGACCTGCGAGTCCGTTGGCTTGCACGACGAGCTACCCCTGACCGTAGTCCGTGAGGCCTGGCTGGCAGGGCTCGACCAGGGCCGACTGTCCCAACGCTTCCTCGCAGGTGCTGTCAATTTTTGCACCCTGATGCCCATGCGTGCGATCCCGTTCAAGCTGGTGTGCCTGCTGGGCATGAACGACGGCGACTACCCGCGTGCGCAACCGCCGCTGGACTTCGACCTGATGGGCAGCGACTACCGCCCAGGTGATCGATCACGGCGCGAAGACGACCGCTACCTGCTGCTCGAAGCCCTGCTCTCGGCCCGCGACCAGCTCTACATCAGCTGGGTTGGCCGCAGCATCCGCGACAACAGCGACCGCCCGGCATCCGTCCTGATCGGCCAGTTGCGCGACCACATCGCCAGTGGTTGGCACACCACCAGTGGCGACCCCCTCCTGGAAGCCACCACCCAGGAACACCCGCTCCAGCCCTTCAGCGCCCGCTATTTCCACGAAGGTGACGAGCTGTTCAGCTACGCCCGCGAATGGCAGTTGCTCCACGCAACCCCGGACAGCCTCCCCGAGACTGACAGCCTCGCACCCTACACCCAGGAAGAACCGCTGAGCCTCGGCCAACTGCAAGACTTCCTGCGCAACCCGGTCAAACATTTCTTCAGCCAGCGTCTGAAAGTGTTTTTCGAAGCCGCCGAAGTTCCGCTGGAAGATGAAGAACCCTTCGTCCTCGACGCACTGCAGCGCTATAGCTTGAGCGACAGCTTGCTCACGGCGGCACTCACTCGCCCCGACAACCTCGACGAAGCCCTCAACGCCCAGGCCCTGCGCCTGCAAGGCAGTGGCTTGTTGCCGATGGTTGGTTTCGGCGAATGCCTGCGTAAAGAACTGATAGAACCTTTGCCTGATCTGCTGCAACGTTACCAGCAGCTCCTGGCCCTTTGGCCCACCCCGCACACCAGCGCCGAGCCGATCAGTTTTGAGCATCAGGGCATCCAGCTGGAAGGTTGGATCAGCGGCCTGCATCAACGCAGCGACGGCAGCTTTCTAAGCGTCACCGCCATCCCCAACAGCATCGGCTCGATCAAGACCCGCAAGTGGCATCGCCTGATTCGCCCGTGGGTGAACCACCTGGTGGCCTGTGCCTGCGGACTGCCATTAAGCACCGGCCTGGTTGCGAGCGACGACACCCTGCTATTGGCCCCGCTGGAGCAAGCCACCGCCCAGGAGCTCCTCGGTAACCTGCTGCTCGCCTGGAAAACCGGCATGAGCGAACCGCTGCCGATCGCCGTTAAAACAGCGTTCGCCTGGCTCGGCCAAACCGACCCGGCCAAAGCGCAAGCCGCCGCCAGCAAAGCCTACGAAGGCGACGGCCAAACCACCGACGGCGAGCGCCGTGAAAGTCCCGCGCTCACCCGCCAGTTCCCCGACTACGCGGCCTTGATCGCCAGCGAAGAATTCGAGGGTTGGTGCGAAACCCTCTATCGACCGTTGATCAACGCCCCCTGGCGATCACTCACCAGCGCGGAGGCCAGCGCATGA
- a CDS encoding CoA-acylating methylmalonate-semialdehyde dehydrogenase: MSLIQHLINGQLVTENGRTADVYNPSTGQVIHQVPLASRETIQSAIDSAKAAFPAWRNTPPAKRAQVMFRFKQLLEQNEARISQLISEEHGKTLEDAAGELKRGIENVEYACSAPEILKGEYSRNVGPNIDAWSDFQPLGVVAGITPFNFPAMVPLWMYPLAIVCGNCFILKPSERDPSSTLLIAQLLQEAGLPKGVLSVVHGDKGAVDALIEAPEVKALSFVGSTPIAEYIYSEATKRGKRVQALGGAKNHAVLMPDADLDNAVSALMGAAYGSCGERCMAISVAVCVGDQVADALIAKLVPQIKALKIGAGTSCGLDMGPLVTGQARDKVSGYIEDGVSSGAELVVDGRGLSVAGHEEGFFLGGSLFDRVTPEMRIYKEEIFGPVLCVVRVSSLEAAMQLINDHEYGNGTCIFTRDGEAARLFCDEIEVGMVGVNVPLPVPVAYHSFGGWKRSLFGDLHAYGPDGVRFYTRRKAITQRWPQRASHEASQFAFPSL; encoded by the coding sequence ATGAGCCTCATCCAGCATTTGATCAACGGCCAACTGGTGACCGAGAACGGTCGCACGGCTGACGTGTATAACCCGTCGACTGGCCAGGTGATTCACCAGGTGCCGTTGGCCAGCCGCGAAACCATTCAAAGCGCCATCGACTCGGCCAAGGCGGCCTTCCCGGCCTGGCGGAATACACCACCGGCCAAGCGTGCCCAGGTGATGTTCCGTTTCAAGCAATTGCTGGAACAGAACGAAGCGCGGATCTCCCAACTGATCAGCGAAGAGCACGGCAAGACCCTGGAAGATGCGGCGGGTGAGCTGAAGCGTGGGATCGAGAACGTGGAGTACGCGTGCTCGGCGCCGGAAATCCTCAAGGGTGAGTACAGCCGTAACGTTGGCCCGAACATTGACGCATGGTCTGACTTCCAGCCGTTGGGTGTGGTGGCGGGTATTACGCCGTTCAACTTCCCTGCAATGGTGCCGCTGTGGATGTATCCACTGGCGATCGTCTGCGGCAACTGCTTCATCCTCAAACCGTCGGAACGTGATCCAAGCTCGACGCTGCTGATTGCACAACTGTTGCAGGAAGCGGGCTTGCCTAAAGGTGTGCTGAGTGTGGTGCACGGCGACAAAGGCGCGGTGGATGCGCTGATCGAAGCGCCGGAAGTCAAAGCGTTGAGCTTTGTGGGTTCGACGCCGATCGCCGAGTACATCTATTCGGAAGCTACCAAGCGCGGCAAGCGTGTACAGGCGCTGGGCGGGGCGAAGAACCATGCGGTGCTGATGCCGGATGCGGATCTGGACAACGCAGTCAGTGCCTTGATGGGCGCGGCGTATGGTTCGTGCGGTGAGCGTTGCATGGCAATCTCTGTTGCCGTGTGTGTTGGCGACCAGGTAGCGGATGCGTTGATTGCCAAGTTGGTGCCGCAGATCAAGGCGCTGAAGATTGGTGCGGGCACTTCCTGTGGCTTGGACATGGGGCCGCTGGTGACTGGCCAGGCGCGGGATAAAGTCAGTGGCTATATAGAAGACGGCGTTTCTTCGGGCGCTGAGTTGGTGGTCGACGGGCGTGGGTTGAGTGTTGCGGGCCATGAAGAAGGTTTCTTCCTGGGCGGTAGCTTGTTCGATCGCGTGACCCCAGAGATGCGTATCTATAAAGAAGAGATCTTCGGGCCGGTGCTGTGCGTGGTTCGGGTGAGCAGTCTGGAAGCGGCTATGCAACTGATCAACGATCACGAGTATGGCAACGGTACCTGCATCTTCACCCGTGACGGTGAAGCGGCGCGGTTGTTCTGTGACGAGATTGAAGTGGGCATGGTTGGCGTCAACGTGCCGTTGCCGGTGCCGGTGGCGTATCACAGCTTTGGTGGCTGGAAGCGTTCGCTGTTTGGCGACTTGCATGCCTATGGGCCGGATGGGGTGCGTTTCTACACCCGTCGCAAGGCGATTACCCAGCGCTGGCCGCAACGGGCCAGTCATGAGGCGTCGCAGTTTGCCTTTCCCAGCTTGTAA
- a CDS encoding aspartate aminotransferase family protein, translating into MNMPENAPSTLASQLKLDAHWMPYTANRNFHRDPRLIVAAEGSWLTDDKGRKVYDSLSGLWTCGAGHTRKEIQEAVSKQLGTLDYSPGFQYGHPLSFQLAEKITDLTPGNLNHVFFTDSGSECADTAVKMVRAYWRLKGQATKTKMIGRARGYHGVNIAGTSLGGVNGNRKIFGQAMMDVDHLPHTLLASNAFSRGMPELGGIALADELLKLIELHDASNIAAVFVEPMAGSAGVLVPPQGYLKRLREICDQHNILLVFDEVITGFGRTGSMFGADSFGVTPDLMCIAKQVTNGAIPMGAVIASTEIYQTFMNQATPEYAVEFPHGYTYSAHPVACAAGLAALDLLQKENLVQSVAEVAPHFENALHGLKGSKNVIDIRNYGLAGAIQIAPRDGDAIVRPFEAGMALWKAGFYVRFGGDTLQFGPTFNSKPQDLDRLFDAVGEVLNKID; encoded by the coding sequence ATGAACATGCCCGAAAACGCTCCGTCCACCCTGGCCAGCCAACTGAAGCTGGACGCGCACTGGATGCCGTACACCGCCAACCGCAACTTCCATCGTGACCCGCGTCTGATCGTGGCGGCCGAGGGCAGCTGGTTGACCGATGACAAGGGGCGCAAGGTGTATGACTCGTTGTCGGGTCTTTGGACCTGCGGCGCCGGGCACACCCGCAAGGAAATCCAGGAAGCGGTCTCCAAGCAACTGGGTACGTTGGACTACTCGCCGGGCTTCCAATACGGTCATCCATTGTCGTTCCAACTGGCAGAAAAGATTACCGACCTGACCCCGGGTAACCTGAACCACGTGTTCTTCACCGACTCCGGCTCCGAGTGTGCCGATACCGCCGTGAAGATGGTGCGTGCGTACTGGCGCCTGAAAGGCCAGGCGACCAAGACCAAGATGATCGGCCGTGCCCGTGGTTACCACGGTGTGAACATCGCCGGTACCAGCCTGGGCGGCGTCAACGGCAACCGTAAGATCTTTGGTCAGGCGATGATGGATGTTGACCATCTGCCTCACACCCTGTTGGCGAGCAATGCGTTCTCCCGTGGCATGCCGGAGCTGGGCGGTATTGCCTTGGCGGATGAGCTGCTCAAGCTGATCGAGTTGCACGATGCGTCGAACATCGCCGCAGTGTTTGTTGAACCGATGGCAGGCTCTGCTGGCGTGCTGGTTCCGCCACAGGGTTACCTGAAGCGTCTGCGTGAGATCTGCGATCAACACAACATCCTGCTGGTCTTCGACGAGGTGATCACCGGCTTCGGTCGTACCGGTTCGATGTTTGGTGCTGACAGCTTCGGTGTGACCCCGGACCTGATGTGCATTGCCAAGCAAGTCACCAACGGTGCGATTCCGATGGGCGCGGTGATTGCCAGCACTGAGATTTATCAGACGTTCATGAACCAGGCGACGCCTGAGTACGCGGTGGAATTCCCACACGGTTACACCTACTCGGCTCACCCGGTGGCATGCGCGGCTGGCTTGGCGGCACTCGACCTTCTGCAGAAGGAAAACCTGGTGCAGAGCGTGGCCGAAGTCGCACCGCATTTCGAGAATGCGCTGCACGGCCTGAAGGGCAGCAAGAACGTGATCGACATTCGTAACTACGGCCTGGCCGGTGCGATCCAGATTGCGCCGCGTGACGGTGATGCGATTGTGCGTCCGTTCGAAGCCGGCATGGCTTTGTGGAAAGCCGGCTTCTACGTGCGCTTTGGCGGCGATACCTTGCAGTTCGGGCCAACCTTCAACAGCAAGCCGCAGGACTTGGATCGCTTGTTCGATGCGGTCGGCGAAGTGCTGAACAAGATCGACTGA
- a CDS encoding LysR family transcriptional regulator, with translation MSSRRPDPLAQVSDFDIRLLRIFRSVVECGGFSAAETVLGIGRSAISQQMSDLEQRLGLRLCQRGRAGFSLTEEGREVYQSALQLLSALESFRTEVNGLHQHLRGELIIGLTDNLVTLPHMRITHALAQLKERGPDVQIQIRMIAPNEVEQGVLDGRLHVGVVPQASALSGLEYQPLYSERSLLYCAVGHPLFYADDKQLDDERINSQDAIAPTFRLPADIQAHYQALNCTASASDREGMAFLILTGRYIGYLPDHYASLWVQQGRLRALKPATRFYDLSLASVTRKGRRPHLVLESFLESLAATR, from the coding sequence ATGAGCAGCCGTCGACCCGACCCACTGGCCCAAGTCAGCGACTTCGATATCCGCCTGTTGCGCATCTTTCGCAGCGTGGTGGAATGCGGCGGCTTCTCGGCGGCGGAAACCGTCCTGGGGATTGGTCGCTCGGCCATCAGCCAGCAAATGAGTGATCTTGAGCAACGCCTCGGCCTACGCCTGTGCCAACGCGGGCGGGCGGGGTTTTCCCTGACCGAGGAAGGGCGCGAGGTGTACCAGTCGGCGTTGCAGCTGCTCAGCGCCCTGGAAAGTTTCCGCACCGAGGTCAACGGCCTGCACCAGCACTTGCGCGGCGAGCTGATCATCGGCCTGACCGACAATCTGGTCACCCTGCCCCACATGCGCATCACCCACGCCTTGGCGCAATTGAAGGAGCGCGGCCCGGACGTACAGATCCAGATCCGCATGATCGCCCCCAATGAAGTCGAACAAGGTGTGCTCGACGGTCGCCTGCACGTCGGCGTAGTCCCCCAGGCCAGCGCCCTGTCGGGGCTTGAATACCAGCCGCTGTACAGCGAACGCTCGCTGCTCTACTGCGCAGTCGGCCACCCGCTGTTTTACGCCGACGACAAGCAACTGGACGACGAACGCATCAACAGCCAGGACGCCATCGCCCCGACCTTCCGCCTGCCCGCCGATATCCAGGCGCACTACCAGGCACTCAACTGCACCGCCAGCGCCTCGGACCGCGAAGGCATGGCCTTCCTGATCCTGACCGGCCGCTACATCGGCTACCTGCCCGACCACTACGCCAGTCTGTGGGTACAACAAGGCCGACTGCGCGCGCTGAAACCAGCTACACGCTTTTACGATTTGAGCCTCGCTTCGGTCACGCGCAAGGGCCGTCGCCCTCATTTGGTGCTGGAAAGCTTCCTCGAAAGTCTGGCCGCAACGCGCTAA